The sequence below is a genomic window from bacterium.
GGTCAACGAAGCCCTGCGCAGCGCTCGGCTGGTACGCAAGAGCTTCGAGGTTCCGCTCATCTTTCGCGGCACCGGCCCCTTGCTGATCGGCCGCGACGAGCGGCTCGTCACCCTGGTCATCAACGACGCCTTCATTTCCCGGACCCACGCCGCCATCATCCAAGAGGACGACGACTTCTACGTCCAAGACTTGAACAGCAAGAACGGCACCTATCTCAACGGCGAGCGCCTGCCCCAGGGCGAGCGCTCGGCCCGACCGCTTCAGCACGGCGACAAGCTCCGCTTCAACACGGTGGAGTTCGAGTTCATCGTCCCCGAGGAGAGCGTCTAGGCCGTCCGCTTGTCGGCGCCGTCCGAACTTCCCTAATCCAAGCCACCAAATCCTGATCGATCGATCGACGTTCCAGAAAAACCCGGCTCGGCTCGTCGAAGCCGAGCAGTTGCCGCCAACCCACGCCGGAGCGCGGGTTGGGCAGCGTCCCGCCGGCGAAAGCCCGGTGGATGAGAGCCTCGGGATCGAGGTCCCGGTCGCGGTGAAAGGGAATTCTCGTCAAGACTTCCTCGGGCAAAATCCCGTCGGCCACCAAGCTTAGCAGGGCGGCGATTCGGTGATGACCGTTCAGCAGCAGCCGTCGGCCCTGAGAATCGGGGCGGCTGACCAGGGGCAGGTGGTTTTGCTCGTCGAGCAGGGCCACCGCCAATTCCTGAAAGCTGGGCGAGCGGTCCGGCCGCCAGTATTGAAAGTAAAGGCGCCGCAGGATGCTGCGGCGGACTCCGTTGAGGGCTGCGGCGCCGTCGCCCTGGGCGTGATTGTCGAGATAGTGGATCGGAAGAACTTGGCGGAGCGGGAGCTCGGCCGGTTTGGGCTCGAGATTGGCCGAAAAGTCCTCGATGACCGCGCGGAATCGCAGCCAAGCCGGAGTGCGGATTTCCTCGCCTTGAAGCGGGCGAAGGACCGGCATCGACTCCTCGGCCACGCCGCGGCGCTGCAGGCCCTTGGCCAAAAAGCTCAGCGGGGTTCCCTGGCTCAAGGTCGCCTCGCCCAGGCCGCTCAAGGCATTGAAGAATTCCAAGGCCCAGCGGGGATCCTTGTCCCGCAACAGGGCGATCAGGAAATCCGGCTGAATCGAAAGCGGCGTGCCGGCAGCCGCGAGCTCGCGGAGAGCGCCATGGAGCTCGGCCATTTGAGCCGACTTCTCCAGCGGGCTCAGGCCCATGAAGCGGAGGAGGAAGCGATCGCGGAGGTTCTCCTCGGCCCAGTTCAAGCGGCCGGCGGTGAACAACCCCCGGGCCAAGGCTTGGAGGCTCCGGCCCGAAGGCGGATTGGAGGAGCCGCCCGAGATCGCCGCCAAGAGGCCGCTGCCGAGCAGGGCTGCGCCGGTGAGCCATCCTGGGCCGTCGGGCTGGGCGGCCATGCCCACCGAGGCTTCGGCCAGGCCGGCGCTCAGCCAAGTGGCCGCGCCGGCGCCGGCGGCCAGCAGGGCCGTCAAGCTTCGCGGATTCAACCAGCCGGCCAGCTCGGGCCGGGAGCGAACCCGCTCGAGGAATTTTCGGACGTGAAAGAAATTCCTCCGCTCCAGATTCTGTAAAAGGTGGACCATGTCCTCGACGGTCTCGTGCTGGTTGGGATCGGATCTTTCCATGGCCCGGAGCAGAATCTCGGCTTCGCGGTAGCTGCCGTTCCGGATTCCGTCGCGGACCCGGGTGAAGACCGGCGGGCGATGGAGGCGTTGGACCAGCTCGTCCATCAAGTCCACCGAGAGGCGGGCGTCCAGGGTTGCGTGGATCAATCGCTCCAACCCGCGTCCGCCGATCAGCTGGCGAAGGATGAGCCGCTCGCAGGCCCGGCGGTCGGCGGCGCTCAATAACTGGCGGGCCACCGGATCCTCGCGCTCGAGCAGACGCAGGTAAACGTCGAGCGCGGCCAGGCTGCCGCCGCGAATCCGGCTGAGCAGCGAGCGGTAAGCCGCCCCATCGACGAAGTGCTCGGGATCGGCTTGGCGCTCCTCGAAAAACCAATCGGCCGCCTCGCGGCGCGCTTCGGCCGAGGAATCCTCGGCCAGCGAATCGAGCCGGGAGCGGAGCGCCCGCATTCGCACCGGATGAGAATGGCGATAAAGAAAATACCCCCCGGCGGCGAGCGCGCCGCCGACCAATAACCAGCCGCCCCAATCGCCGGCCGGATCGGTCGCCGTCGCCTGGGCTTGGGCCAGCGCCGGGCTGAGCCAAGCCGCGGCTCCGGCGCTGGCGGCGAGCAGGGCCGCGATCATGCCGCCGTTATTTCCGCCGGGTCCCCGGCGGGGAGCGCATTCCTGGATGATCTCGAGGAGCAATTGACGGAGCGCCGGCCGCTCCTCGAGCGGCGTACCGAGCCGCGGATTTCTTTCGAAGGAAGTGAGCAAGTCTTGAGCCCGTTGCCACTGGCCGCGGGCCACCAGCGCGGTGAGCAAAGATCGCCAAGCCAGGAGGCGGGCGCCGGAGTGGCGGATCTTGGCCAAATGATAGACCGGGCTGATTTCGCCCTCGAAGAGGCCTTGACCGGCCAATGCCTGGACGAGCTGAACCCGGGCCAGGTCTTCTTCGCTGTGCCAGACATCGGGCAGATCGGGGAAGACTTCGCTCAGCGAAAGGTTTTCCTCTTCCAGAATATGATGAGCCGCCACGATCAAATCGCCGCGGGCGAAGACGGCGGCGAGCGAGGCCAGAAGCCCGGGCCGCCCCTCGACCGGCGTCTCTTCGCGAATGTAAGCCCGCAGCCTCTCCAACATGGTCGGAAAGGAGATTTCCCGGTTCTCCCAAGCCTGGCCCAAGTCGCGGGTGAAATCCTCCAGCTCCGGCGAGTTGACGGCGAGGATGGCCGCCGATTCGAGCCATTCCTCCAGGAGGAAGAAGCTGGGAGCCTCGGCCGGCGGATTTCGGCGCCGGGAGCCGGCCATCGCCAAAGCGCCGAGGCTGAGCAAGGCCAAGGCCCCGCCGAGCCAGCTTCCGTTTTCGCCGGCGGCCGGCAAGACGTTTCCGACCGAGGCGAGTGCGTGTTCGGGATCAAAGGCCTGAGACAGGCCAAGCAGAGAAGCCCCGGCGCTTATCCGGAGCCAAGGCGGCAAGGCCCCGGATCGCCAATCGGATCGGGCCAGCGCCGCCAGCGGCGCCGCCGTCCGGGTGCCGGCGACGAAGAAAGAGCCGTGCAATGTCTCCTCGAAGTAGCGAACCAAGAAGGGCCGGGTGTCGGCGGCTCGGCCGGCGACGCGCGCCCCGACCTCCTCGCCCCACATCTCGCCCAAGCCCGAGGCGAGGAATTCGGCGACCTCGGTGAGGGCATGACCTTGGCCCAGCGCCCTGCCGAGCAAAGACCGGGTCAAGTGAGTCGCGAACTCGTCGCCGATCGAGCAAAACAGCGAGGTGATGAGGCGAACCCGCACTTCCTCGAAGCTCATCGGACGGCGGCCGGTGAAGGCTCGATAGGCCGCGATGCCGCCGAGCTCGGTGGCGCTGCGGGCGACCCAGGCCGCGCCGAGGCGGGTGGCGCCGACAGTGAGGCGGGCCGCCCAGGTCATGCGGGCGACGCCGCCCGCCACGGTCAAGGCGCCGCTGCCCAAGCGGGCCAGCATGGCGGCTCCAGCCAGCTCGGCGGCTAAGCCGGCGGTGAAGATCGAGGCCAGCATGATGGCTCCGCCTTCGACCGAGAAGACCGAGTCAACGACTTGGTTCATGGTCTGGACGTAGAGACCGGCGTCGCGGGTGGCCTGGATCTGCTGGCGCAAGGTTTCGTTTCCGGCCAGCCGGTTGTGAAGCTCGGCGAAATCGTCGAGATCGCGGCTTTGGCGGGAAAGACTGCCGAGAATCTCGAGCAGCGGCCGGGGCGCCCGGCCGCGGGCGCCGCTTTGCTCGGCGGCTTCCAAAAGCGAGCCGATCAGGGCGTCGGCCCGGTGGTTGATCGAGTCGGCGACGATCATCTCGCGGGCCAACGAGAGCCGGGCTTGGCCCCGCACCTCCAAGTCGGCGATGCCTTCGCAGTCGATCAGCCGGCTGAGCAAAGCGCCGGCGCCGACCTCGCGGCCATCGAGCCGGGTCGAGGCGAAGGTCCGCTCCAGGCTTCGATAGAATTCCCGCGCCGCCCCTTCGTTGCCGACGGCTTGGGGCAAAAGCTCGATCGCCTCGCGAGTGTTGCCGGCCCGGCCCGAAACCAAGATCGCTTGAAGGTGGCTGAGATAGCGCCGCATCCGGTCGCGCTCCTCCCGGATCGGCAGGGTCGAATGGCCCGCGGCCTCGGCGGCCCCGCATCGCGCTTGGTAGTTGCCTTCGATCGCCAAGGAGAGGAATTGCAGCGTCGCTCCGGCCCGCGACAGCGTCGTCATCGGGGCCTGGGCTGCGGCGATTTCGGTGGCCATCCTTTGGAAAGCGTCGGCAGGATGGTTTCGAACCTCCTCGGGAATGAAAAAGTCCGGCGTGCCCTCCCAAACCGCGATTTCCGGCGGCCGCCAAGCCTGCAATTCCCGGTAGATCCCTTCGGCCGCCGGATCTTGGTCGAGGAGCGCCCGCATCCAACGGCCGTAGAGCGCCATGGTCGCTTGGCCGGTCCGGGCGCCCAAGGCCGAAAGCTCGCCGAGGATTTCACCAAAGCGGCTGAAGTCGGCCGGCTGGCCGGCGAGCTCGGATCGGGCGACCGCGATCCTTTGGGCATAGCCGCCGAGCCGGAGCAGCCATTGGGCCCGGGGATCGGGAGTCGCGGCAGGCTCCGAAGCATTCGGTTCGTGGGGGGGCTCCGGCATCTCTCGCATCGCCTCGAGCCGGAGCTCGGCGGCGTCCCAATCTTCCAATTGCAAAAAGGCCTCCAGAGCAAGGGCCGCGACTTCACGGCCCAGCTCCGGATTTTCCCTTTCACCGGCCCGATGCTCGAGCTCGGCCAGGAAGCGGCGCAGGCTGGCCTCGGCCCGGTCGGCCCCGGCGCCATCGCCCAGCCCTTGGAAAGTTCCATGGGCTTCGAGCAGGGCTTGGTAGCGATCGGCCGCCGCGCCGCCGACATTCCGGCCTTGGCTCAGGCTTCGCTCGGCCCGCGCCGCCATCGATTCCCGCAGAGCTTGGGCCCGCTCGAGCTCGCCGCCGCTCTCGAGCTCGCTCAAGACTTGACGCTGCACTTCGAGGCGGAGCGAAGGCGGGAAATCCTCGGCCTCGCTGGCTTGAAGGATCTCGTTCAAAGTCTCGCGCCAGCGCTCGAGGTAATGCTCGCCGGCTTCGGGATGACGGGAGAGCTGCCGGTAAAGCGCCGCGGCTTCGCCCCAGGCCGCCATCCGGGCCTGAGGCGAAGCGTCGCGGGCTTGCTGCTCCAAAAGTCGGACATCGCGGTCGAGCTCGTCGAGGAGGTCTTGATGCAAGCCCCGGCCGGCCTCGCCGAGAGCCCGCCAAGTGCCCTGCAAAAGCGCGAAGGCCCAGCGCCGGCCCTGCGGAAGATTTCGCCATTCGTCGACTTGAGCTTGAACGGCCTCGCCGAGGCGGGGCCTCAGCTCGCCGATGTCCTGGGCTTCGATCAACTCGGCGATGCGGCCTAAGTCGGCGATGCGGGCCTCGACAGCGATCGGATGGCTCGCCAATTCGTCGAGCCAAATGCTGAGCTCATCGAGCAGAGCTCTTCGGTCGGAAACCGCGAAAGCCTCGGCCAAGAGCCTCCGCCGGGCCAAGCGCTCCTCGAGCGAAGGCAGGTCGGAAACTTGCTCGGCGACGTCCGCCGCCAATTGCCGAAGGTAGCCCCGGTGCTCGGACCGGGAGCCGGCATGGCGGAAATTTTCCAGGGCCGAGGCGAGAGTCGCGGCGTCGCGCGGCCGGTTTTCCAGCGGAACGGCGAAGTAAGATTCGGCGAGGAGGAGCTCGGAGAAAACTAGAGTCGGCGGCGACTGCCTGGCAGCCGGTGAGGTTGGGCCCAGCCTAATGGGACTCAAATCCAAAGCTCGGTTCGTCATTCCGAGCGTTGGCGAGGAATCCGTTGCGGCGCCACTGATCGACTCCGCAATGGATTCCTCCGCCGCTTCGCGGCTTCGGAATGACAAATCGCTGGATCGGGGACTCCGCGTGAAGGCGCGGGCCGGAATAAGGGGGCTATCGCCCATAAATGGCCACCAAGAATGGTGCCCCCGTTCTTGTGAGAAGAGCTTATCGGCGAGCTCGCCAAAAGGTTTTGGGGAAATCGGCTGAGCCGTGCTATAGGTAACATGTTGAAAAGTATAAATAAAATCCTGATCATCGAAGACGAAAGCATTTATTCGCTTGCGCGAGGCAAGCTCGCACAAGCTAAAGCCCAGGGGGAGTTGCCGCCTCCCCCTTCAACCCCCATCGGTTATAGATTACTCACCTGATTTGCTTATGAGCAAAATCCTCATTGTCGAAGACGAAAGTTCCATAGCCGACAACATCCGCTACGCCTTGGAGGCCGAGGGCTTCCAAACCGAGTGGCGGAGCACCTTGGGCGAAGGCCGCCAAAGCCTGCGCGCCGGCGGCATCGACCTCCTGGTCCTCGACGTCGGATTGCCCGACGGCAACGGTTTCGACTTTTGCCGGGAGCTGCGCAAGACCGAGACTTTGCCGGT
It includes:
- a CDS encoding FHA domain-containing protein, whose translation is MSVNEALRSARLVRKSFEVPLIFRGTGPLLIGRDERLVTLVINDAFISRTHAAIIQEDDDFYVQDLNSKNGTYLNGERLPQGERSARPLQHGDKLRFNTVEFEFIVPEESV